The sequence AACATTTTTGATGACTGAAAACGAGTTGTCCGTTGATTGTCAGTCCGATTTAAACTGATCAAATCCGTGAGCGCCCGGGTCAAAATTCCGGCCGTTTTTGAGGAAACGGACGCCTGCATTGCCATCCGAAACACTGCCGATCACGGAGAAAGGGGTATCGGGAAACGAGTTCTGAAAACTGCGTTTCAGGTTCTCCTCCCTGTCGCTGTGAAAAGAGAAAAGAAGAGCATAATCTTCGCCCGCCGTAAGCGCAATCTCCTCAGGAGACCATGAAAAAGCATTGCACACCTCCGCAAGCACATCGCTCACGGGAAGACGGTCTGTATGAATCGTGAGTTTTGCGCCCGACTGTTTTGCAATATGGGCGGCATCGGAGCGGATTCCGTCAGACACGTCTATCATGGAGTGAACGAATCCGCTTTCGGCAAGAAAAATGGCTTCCCGCACATAAATGGTTGGACGATTGTGGGCGCTGATTAGGTGCCTGTGAAGGGGCAGGTCCGGAGAGCTCGATTGCTTAAGCAGCCGAAGCCCCGCTCCGGAGTCGCCAACCCTGCCGATTAAGCCCAATTTATCTCCGGGTTTCGCGCCTGAACGAAGGAGAATGTTCTTTTCCGGGATGGATCCGAGTACCGTAAAATTGACGATAACGGAGTTGCTTTTTACGGTATCGCCACCGATCAATTTCATACCATGAGTATCACAAAGTCCCTTTATCCCGCCAAAAAAGCCATTCAGCCAGTCAGGATCCGTATTCCCGGGAAGGCCAATGCTCAGCAGT comes from Rhodohalobacter mucosus and encodes:
- the thiL gene encoding thiamine-phosphate kinase, which codes for MNWFDEEESPEELGEFGLIERIARLTGSGNTHDSMGIGDDCAVIRNTSNGFATLITTDMLVEGRHFKRNWISAEDLGYTSLAVNISDISAMGGKPRYALLSIGLPGNTDPDWLNGFFGGIKGLCDTHGMKLIGGDTVKSNSVIVNFTVLGSIPEKNILLRSGAKPGDKLGLIGRVGDSGAGLRLLKQSSSPDLPLHRHLISAHNRPTIYVREAIFLAESGFVHSMIDVSDGIRSDAAHIAKQSGAKLTIHTDRLPVSDVLAEVCNAFSWSPEEIALTAGEDYALLFSFHSDREENLKRSFQNSFPDTPFSVIGSVSDGNAGVRFLKNGRNFDPGAHGFDQFKSD